A stretch of DNA from Streptomyces venezuelae:
GTCTCGGTGCCGGACAAGGCCGCGGACACCAAGTACTACAAGGAGCTCGGCGTCGAGTTCGTCGAGCCCCAGAACCCCGACGCGGCCGGCTTCTTCGAGCCGCTGTCCTGGGAGAACGCCGGCAAGTACCAGGCCGACCTGATCATCCTGGACAACCGCACCGGCACGCTCCAGGACAAGGACCTGCGCGCGGGCAAGCCCACCTGGGCGGGCCTGCCGGCGGTCAAGGCCAACCAGGTCGCCCCGCGGTTCGCCGAGCCGATCTTCTCCTACGACGCCTGCGCCAAGCTCCTCGAGGACCTGGCCGCCACCCTGGAGAAGGCCAAGAAGACCAGCTGACGCCGGCCTCGGCGCCGGCCCCCGAGACCGGCGCCGGCGCACCCGTGCGCACCCGTACGACCGCAGCACTCCCGGGGGGATCCACCGCATGACCGAGGACGGGGCAGCCGCCGCCCACTTCCGCTTCTTCGCGCTCGAGGTGCTGCGCACCCGCCGCCTGGGCCGCTCCTTCCTGCGGGTCACCTTCGGCGGCGACGCCCTCGCCGGCTTCCGCTCCGGCGGACACGACCAGAGCCTGTCGCTGTTCCTCCCGCCCCCGCACCGGGAGCACACCGAACTCCCGTCCACCGACGAGCAGACCTGGTTCGCGGCCTGGCGGGGCATGCCGGACGAGGAGCGGCCGGCGATGCGCTCGTACACGGTGCGCGAGCAGCGGCGCACCGCCGAGGGCGTGGACGAGCTCGACATCGACTTCGTCCTGCACGGGGACTCCTCCCCCGCCTCGCACTGGGCGGGACGCGCCGTGACGGGCCGCCGGATCCTCGCCATCGGCCCCGCCGTCGCCGAGAACAAGTCGGTCCGCTTCCGGCCGCCGGCCGGTACGGACGCGTTCTGGATCTACGCCGACGAGACGGCGCTGCCGGCCGCCGCGGCCATCCTTCAGACGCTGCCGGCAGACCTCCCGGTCACGGCCTTCCTCGAAGTGCCGCACGCCGACGACCGGCTCGACCTCACCGCCCCGGCGGAGGCCCGCATCACCTGGATCGTCCGGGAGGGCGCCGGCCCCGAGCGCACCGAGCAGGTGCTCGGGATGGTGCGCCCGGCCGCGTTCCCCGAGGCGAAGGCCCCGTACGCGTGGATCGCGGGCGAGTCGGGCACCGTACGGGCGGTCCGCCGGCACCTGGTGCAGGAACGATCCCTCGACCGGCGCGCGGTCCGCTTCACCGGCTACTGGCGGCTGGGCGCCAGCGAGGAGCAGCTGCTGGCGGAGGCCTACGCCGGCCAGGCTCCGAGCGAGGAGCCCGAAGCGGCCCTGTAGGGGGTGTCCGGTGGATCAGGGCCGGAAGGCCCGGGTCGTCTGGTGCCGTGGATTGCAAGGCGGAGGAGGGAGTCGACGCGGAGCGTCGGCGACCGACGACAACGCGGCAAGCCGCGGTGCCAGGCGGGCCGGGCCCGGCCCTGATCCACCGGACACCCCCTAAGGCCCCCTGGTTGTCCGGGCGCGCGTCGATACGGTCCCTCGACGCGCGCCCGGCTTTTTTGTGCGCGGGCCGTGCGGGCCTACGGCCAGGGGACGTCGGGGGCGCGGAAGTAGCCGATGTCCTGGGCGGTCAGCCGCGGGCCGTGCGAGGCCAGGCGCTGGGAGTACGCGGCCCAGTCCAGCTTGGCGGCCGGGGACCAGCCCAGTTCCGCGATGCCCAGCACCCGCGGGAAGGCCATCAGCTCCAGGTCGGCCCGGGTGGCGATGGTTTCCGTCCAGAGCGGGGCCTCCACCCCCAGCACCGCGGACTCCGGGACCCCGGCGAGGTGGGTCCCCGGGTCCCAGGCGTAGGACCGCCGCACCGGGACAT
This window harbors:
- a CDS encoding siderophore-interacting protein, encoding MTEDGAAAAHFRFFALEVLRTRRLGRSFLRVTFGGDALAGFRSGGHDQSLSLFLPPPHREHTELPSTDEQTWFAAWRGMPDEERPAMRSYTVREQRRTAEGVDELDIDFVLHGDSSPASHWAGRAVTGRRILAIGPAVAENKSVRFRPPAGTDAFWIYADETALPAAAAILQTLPADLPVTAFLEVPHADDRLDLTAPAEARITWIVREGAGPERTEQVLGMVRPAAFPEAKAPYAWIAGESGTVRAVRRHLVQERSLDRRAVRFTGYWRLGASEEQLLAEAYAGQAPSEEPEAAL